A single window of Salmo salar chromosome ssa21, Ssal_v3.1, whole genome shotgun sequence DNA harbors:
- the LOC106582130 gene encoding insulin receptor substrate 2, protein MANPQNTGEHLLSNANINNNKIKKCGYLKKQKHGHKRFFVLKEPSEGFPARLEYYESEKKWKNKSAAKRVIPLDCCLNINKRADSKHKHLIALYTKDEYFAVAAENEQEQENWYRVLTDLMSEGKVYSDGSASNSASSLVGFDEGNYGMITPVTAVYKEVWQVNLKSKGLGQSRNLTGVYRLCLSSRTISFVKLNSDIASVSLQLMNIRRCGHSESFFFIEVGRSAATGPGELWMQADDSVVAQNIHETILEAMKAMKELSEFRPRSKSQSSGTNPISVPTRRHHNNLPPSQTGLQRRSRTDSMAKKSPMSKFTSCRIRTASEGDGTMARTLPVNGSPLSPGIHRTLLGSSNTITAQHCRTFESSSLQHSKSMSMPLSHSPPTATPSPVSLSSCSESSAPRPSSCNVSVSGSPSDGGFISYDEYGSSPAALYLTRRSNTPESLRADTPPSRDSSDLHGYMVMERQNQNGFRRLPELDKAYRKRTYSLNTPPQHRAPPQVSSTSLDEYTLMRATYTSSGQSGRSSHTASPKVTYPEDYGDVQIGSNGHLGDCGYMPMTPGVAPQTGWVKGDAYMPMSPMCVSAPKQIINPRSHPSPAGLGSHTDSPGSVSLEDSGYMRMFCGAKMSVDSSDGKLTNGEYLNMSPVDPVVSLTPPDYILTDTTPQLHPHHRQPYSISSLPRSLKAQPQRKGVTDTDQYVVMSLQKKRIEEESNYCPVSPVCSATPPTSTHSSAPSPLRAGTIPQEGGLVHKGRVSRPTRLVLDSLRTLPCMIEHPLPSEPRSPGEYINIDFGNTTRYPPISATTESSGSSMGLVDGLMRSSPPLSDYVNIDVRSRSPKHGDSPSSIGRLELSPALPLCSSQPPREEQRESEEQEKIIVVEYSLQKLASPVYLVGDVKDDYTEMTFSPTNPPPSASLPATLCPSDTTTPLPTSSSACVQRLTLRGEGTVGVPPVPVETFFLGCPSLSIPPVNPDRGAKVIRADPQGRRRHSSETFSSTTMVTPVCPSFAPDANKRHSSASVENVSRPVRSSEGSDEEYGNSNSPMCRETSAGYQNGLNYIALNLMEGSLGGCSTLGGSEGLLRFKAACGCKGGMNGFNTSPYATMGFKETATAVKD, encoded by the coding sequence ATGGCAAATCCCCAAAATACTGGAGAACACTTGTTATCCAACGCGAATATTAACAATAACAAAATTAAGAAATGTGGATACCTCAAGAAGCAGAAGCACGGACACAAGCGATTTTTCGTTCTGAAGGAGCCGAGCGAGGGCTTCCCTGCTCGGCTGGAGTACTATGAGAGCGAGAAGAAATGGAAAAACAAGTCGGCGGCAAAGAGAGTTATTCCTCTGGACTGCTGCCTCAATATCAACAAGAGAGCGGACTCCAAACACAAACACCTTATCGCCCTCTATACCAAGGACGAATATTTTGCTGTGGCAGCAGAGAATGAACAGGAGCAGGAGAATTGGTACAGAGTCTTAACTGATTTAATGAGCGAGGGGAAAGTGTACTCAGACGGCTCCGCATCCAATTCCGCGTCCTCGCTGGTGGGGTTTGATGAAGGGAACTACGGGATGATTACGCCGGTAACGGCTGTGTATAAGGAGGTATGGCAAGTTAACCTAAAATCCAAAGGGCTGGGACAGAGCCGGAATCTTACCGGGGTGTACAGGCTGTGCTTATCCAGCCGGACTATCAGCTTTGTAAAGCTCAACTCGGATATTGCGTCCGTCAGTTTACAGCTGATGAACATTAGGAGATGCGGGCACTCGGAGAGCTTTTTCTTCATCGAAGTCGGCCGGTCAGCAGCCACAGGACCCGGCGAGCTGTGGATGCAGGCTGACGACTCCGTTGTGGCGCAAAACATCCACGAAACTATCCTGGAGGCGATGAAAGCCATGAAGGAGCTGTCAGAGTTCCGGCCGCGCAGCAAGAGCCAGTCATCGGGAACTAACCCCATTTCCGTGCCCACCCGGCGGCACCACAACAACCTTCCCCCAAGCCAGACCGGGCTCCAGCGACGATCGCGCACAGACAGCATGGCCAAAAAGTCCCCCATGAGTAAATTCACCTCCTGTCGGATACGCACTGCCAGTGAGGGAGATGGCACCATGGCGCGCACCTTGCCTGTGAACGGGAGTCCCCTCAGCCCTGGTATTCACCGGACCCTATTAGGGAGCTCAAACACCATCACAGCCCAGCACTGCCGGACATTTGAATCCTCTTCCCTCCAGCACAGTAAGTCCATGTCCATGCCTCTGTCCCACTCCCCACCCACAgccacccccagccctgtcagCCTGTCCTCTTGCTCTGAAAGCAGTGCTCCTCGCCCCTCCAGCTgcaatgtctctgtctctggctccccCAGTGATGGCGGCTTCATCTCCTATGATGAGTATGGCTCCAGTCCTGCAGCCCTGTACCTCACTCGCCGCAGTAACACTCCAGAGTCCCTAAGGGCAGACACACCCCCCTCCCGGGATAGCAGTGACTTGCATGGCTACATGGTGATGGAGAGGCAGAACCAGAACGGTTTCCGCCGGTTACCAGAGCTGGACAAGGCATACCGGAAACGCACATACTCCCTTAACACCCCGCCCCAGCACAGGGCGCCGCCCCAGGTCTCCTCCACCTCATTGGACGAATACACACTTATGAGGGCCACCTATACCAGTAGCGGCCAATCGGGTCGCAGCTCTCACACCGCCTCCCCGAAAGTTACCTATCCTGAGGACTATGGCGATGTCCAGATAGGCTCCAATGGTCACCTAGGTGACTGTGGCTACATGCCCATGACTCCGGGCGTTGCCCCTCAGACAGGGTGGGTCAAAGGTGATGCTTACATGCCCATGAGCCCCATGTGTGTGTCGGCCCCCAAGCAGATCATCAACCCTCGCTCTCACCCCTCTCCAGCTGGGCTGGGCTCCCATACCGACTCCCCTGGAAGCGTGTCTCTGGAGGACAGTGGCTACATGAGGATGTTCTGCGGGGCCAAGATGTCTGTGGACAGCTCCGACGGGAAACTCACCAACGGGGAGTACCTCAACATGTCCCCTGTGGACCCTGTGGTCTCCCTCACCCCCCCAGACTACATCcttacagacactaccccccagcTTCACCCTCACCACAGACAGCCTTACTCCATCAGTTCCCTGCCCCGCTCTCTCAAAGCTCAGCCCCAGAGGAAGGGGGTTACAGACACAGACCAGTACGTGGTGATGAGTCTACAGAAGAAGAGGATAGAGGAAGAGTCCAACTACTGTCCCGTCTCACCTGTCTGCTCCGCTACACCCCCCACCTCCACCCACTCCTCAGCCCCCTCACCCCTCAGAGCCGGCACGATCCCTCAGGAGGGGGGTCTGGTCCACAAGGGGAGGGTGAGTCGGCCTACCCGGCTGGTCCTGGACTCTCTGAGGACGCTGCCCTGTATGATCGAACACCCCCTCCCCTCTGAGCCCAGGAGTCCCGGGGAGTACATCAACATCGACTTTGGCAACACTACACGCTATCCGCCCATCTCCGCCACCACTGAGAGCTCTGGTTCATCAATGGGCTTGGTGGACGGGCTGATGAGGAGTTCCCCGCCACTCTCCGATTACGTCAACATTGACGTCAGATCGCGCTCTCCCAAACACGGCGATTCCCCTTCTTCAATAGGGCGCCTGGAGCTGAGTCCTGCACTTCCCTTGTGTTCCAGCCAGCCTcccagagaagagcagagggagagtGAGGAACAGGAGAAGATAATCGTTGTGGAATATTCCCTCCAAAAGCTTGCAAGCCCTGTATACCTGGTTGGTGATGTAAAAGACGACTACACTGAGATGACCTTCAGTCCTACCaacccccctccctctgcctctctccctgccacCCTGTGCCCCTCCGATACCACCACCCCCCTGCCCACCAGCTCCTCTGCCTGTGTCCAGAGACTCACCCTGAGGGGAGAGGGTACAGTGGGGGTCCCCCCGGTTCCTGTCGAGACCTTCTTCCTTGGGTGTCCgtccctctccatcccccctgtCAACCCAGACAGGGGGGCAAAGGTGATCCGGGCCGACCCCCAGGGGCGCAGGCGCCACAGCTCAGAGACCTTCTCCTCCACCACCATGGTAACGCCAGTATGCCCATCGTTCGCCCCCGATGCCAACAAGCGGCACAGCTCGGCATCGGTGGAGAACGTGTCGCGGCCGGTCCGGAGCTCAGAGGGTTCAGATGAAGAGTACGGGAACAGCAACAGCCCCATGTGCCGGGAGACGTCGGCGGGCTACCAGAATGGACTCAACTACATTGCCTTAAACCTGATGGAAGGGAGCCTGGGGGGCTGCAGCACTCTGGGGGGCAGTGAGGGACTGCTGAGGTTCAAGGCAGCGTGCGGATGCAAGGGGGGCATGAACGGTTTTAACACCAGCCCCTATGCCACCATGGGCTTCAAGGAAACTGCAACAGCAGTGAAAG